The sequence CGGGCAGGACTGCCAGGAGAGCTGCGACTGCGCCAACGGGGGCCAGTGCTTCCACGTGGACGGGGCTTGCCTCTGCGAGGCCGGCTTCCAGGGCAGCCGCTGCGAGGAGCCGCGCTGCCTCCCTGGCCTCTACGGCCTCCACTGCCAGAGCCGCTGCCTCTgccacccccagcacagcctcaggTAGGGCCCCGCGTCCCTGCCCAGGAtgctcccccctcccaccccccccggcccccgtTCCCCACCGTTTGCTCCTCCCGGCGCAGCCGGTGCCCCCCCcgaactgggagcactggggcgCTGAGCGGGTGCCCCCAGCTGCCACCCGCTGCTCGGGGAGTGCTCCTGCCGCCCCGGCTGGGCCGGGCTCTTCTGCAACGAGAGCTGCCCCCCTGGCTCCTTCGGGGCCGGCTGCCTGCAGTCCTGCCTCTGCCTCAACGGGGGCACCTGCGACGGGGCCACCGGCCGCTGCCACTGCCCCCCCGGCTACACGGTGCGTCCCCGAGCTGCCCCCGCCGCGGGGCGGACACGGGAGGGTGTGGAGacccccggggtgggggggggagggaatgacacggggggggggaggtctGGGTGGTCCTGGGGAGGACACTGGGCAGCCTTGGGGTGGGCTTGGGGCTCTGGTTACGTTTGGGGGCTGCTTGGGGTCGAGGCAACCTTGGGGGGGTCCCTTGGGGGGTTGGGATTTTGGGGTCATCCGCCCTGCTTCCAGCACCAGAGGGGGGGAACAGGGTGGTCCCTGGCCTCCCAGCTCCTATGGCTGGGGGGGTTCCCCTTCtcaaccccccccccttccccgttccctgccacccccaggACGAGCACTGCTCCTCCCTGTGCCCCCCTGACACCTTCGGGGCGAACTGCTCGGGGcgctgctcctgccagcacgCCGTCGCCTGCTCCCCCCTCGatggctcctgctcctgcaaggAAGGTGGGTGCGCCGCGGGGACgtggtgggggggggagcacatccccctgcccctccccacGCCGCCCCCAATCCCCTCGCCCCTCAGGCTGGCACGGACCCGACTGCTCGGCGCCGTGTCCCGCCGGCACCTGGGGCCCCGGCTGCAACCGGAGCTGCGACTGCGCCCACGGGGCCGCCTGCAGCGCCCAGAGCGggacctgcagctgctccccgGGCTGGCACGGCCCccgctgccaccagccctgcccggtgagcgccccccccccgtccccgtcctCACACCGGGGAGGGTCTCGGTGCCACCGTCCCCCTCGCTGaccctgtccccgtgtccccagaaCGGGACGTTCGGCGCCGGCTGCGGGCAGCGCTGCGACTGCGCCCACGCGGACGGCTGCGACGCCGTCACCGGGGAGTGCCGCTGCCTGCCCGGGTGGACAGGTGAGGGGGGGGAGGACCGGGGTGTGGGGACACCCCACTGCACCCCGTCCTTGTCCTTCAGGgtttctccccccccctcccttttagGGCCGCAGTGCAAGCGGGGCTGCCCGCACGGCTTctggggccggggctgcggccagccctgctcctgccgcAACGGAGCGTCCTGCTCGCCCGAGGACGGATCCTGCACCTGCGCCCCGGGCTACCGCGGCCCCAACTGCCAGCGCTGTGAGTGCCCCCAGGGGGGAGCGGGGTTATTCCCaccacccccccgcccccagcgAGCACCCCACGTCTCACCGCAGCCCTGCCGCCCACAGCCTGCCCGCCCGGCCGCTACGGCAAGAGGTGCTcgctgagctgctcctgctccaacCGCTCCTCCTGCCACCCCGCCACCGGCGTCTGCCTCTGCGCCGCGGGCTGGACGGGGATGCACTGCGAAGAAGGTGGGGACCCCCCCACACCgcagccctgtgccccccccaggggggtcctggggggtCCTGGGTGGTACGGGGCCACCAGCTGGCTCCATCCTGGGCACCCCCTGTACCCTGCAGAGTGCCCCCCCGGGACTTTTGGGCTCCAGTGTGAGCAGCTGTGCCGCTGTCCCCAAAATGCCACTTGTCACCCCGTTACCGGAGTGTGCCCGTGCGCCCCCGGCAGGAGCGGACCCCACTGTGAGGCCGGTGAGTGGGCACGgagaggggtgggggggttgggggggggggtcccttcCCATCCTAAGGacttgtccctgtcccccccgcccccactGCAGGGACCCCCGACCAGCCCTACACCATCGTGCCCACCCCTCCGCTGGCTTACAGCACCCTGGGGGTGGTGGTCAGCCTGGTGGCCCTGGTGGCTTTGCTGGTGGCCGCGGTGGCCGCGGCGCTGTGCTACCGCCACCggcagaaggggaaggagaaccGGCACCTGGCCGTGGCGTACACGGCGGGACGGACGGACACCTCCGAGTACGTGGTGCCAGGTGAGCGGCGCGCCGGGACGCGGCTCCAGCCCCCGGGGTCCCGCGGCACCGGGGCTGACGCCTGTCCCCCAGACGTGCCACCGGGCCACGCGCACTACTACTCCAACCCCAGCTACCACACGCTGTCCCAGTGCACGCTGCCTGCCCCCAGCGCCCAGGACAGAGCCAGCTCCCTAAAGGTACGGCAGGGCACCGGGCACGGCACCGGGCAGGGCGCCGGGCACAGAACCGGGCACGGCACCGGGCACGGCACCGGGAGCCCCGTGGCCCACCTGGCTCCGGTTTTGGCCCCAGGTACCCGGCCCCCAGCTCTTCCCCGGTGCAGAGAGGCCCTACGGCCCCGAAGGCAACGCCACGCTGCCCCCAGACTGGAAGCACCTCGGGGCGCCCCCGCTGGGACCCAGGGGTGAGAGGGAGCACTGCGGGATTTGGGGGAGCACCTTGTGGGGCGCAGAGGGGGGGACGGGGATCCCAAACCTTGTCCCCTtgtccctgcccctgcttcTTCACGGTCCTTGGCTTCCAGGTGGGGGGCACTTGGACCGGAGCTACAGCTACAGCTACAGCCTGGGGAAGTACTACGGCAAGGGTACCCGCGGGGAAGGGCAGGggatgggaggggaagggacggggatggggataGGGGAAGGGGACGGGGTGGAAAttgggatggggatggaaaCGGGGAAGGGGATGTGGAAGGGAATAGGGatagggaaggggaagagaagggggttggggatggagaggagaagggCTAAGAGTAGGGCTGAAAACGGGGATAAAACCGAGCATGCTGtgcagtggggggggggggggggggggaaacaatGGGCCACGGCTGGGGCGGGGGGGTTCCCTTGCCCCTGTGATGGGGATCCCCCCCGCTTCCTCCCGCAGAGCACccccaggaggggctgggggccagcGGCAGCTCGCTGGCCAGCGAGAACCCCTACGCCACCATCAAGGACCTGCCCCCCCTCCTGGCCAAGACCCCCGAGGGCAGCTACATGGAGATGAAGGCCCCGGTGCAGCGGGAGATGTCCTACGCCGAGATCGGGCTCCTCGAGGAGCCTCCTGCCGGCCCCGAGGAGGGTACAGACGAGGGGGGACAGCCAGGGGGTGGGGGCGGCCCCAACCCTGGtgccagctgcccccagctgccccctcttctccccccaGAGAGCACCCCGGGGGGGGCAGAGGGCACGGAACCAGCCCCTACCCCCCCCAGCCACTACGACTCCCCCAAGAACAGCCACATCCCCAGCCACTACGACGTGCCCCCAGTCCGCCACCACCCGCCGTCCCCCCCGCTGCGCAGGAAGGACCGCTGAGCGcccccccgcctgccccccgcccccaaaACCACCCCTTGCCTTGGGGACAAGGACAAGGGACACCGCCCTGGCTCCAGGACGCtatggggacaaggacaggggACACGATGGGTCCGTCCCAGGGTCAGTGCGGGGGCTGagcgctccccccccccccccccccaaggagcccctgtccctgtcccccagccctggggggcgCAGCCTGTAAATAAAGCCGGGTTGTTGGAAACAGGACTCCAGGCTGCCTGCGGCCGAACCTTGGTacgaggggtggggggagcacAGAGGCGACCCGGGGGGGCGCAACCCCGGGGTGGGGCCGGGAACGACCCCGGGATGGGGCCGGGAAGGGGCCCCCAGAATCCCCCGAGtgcccggggggctgcagcagggcgcGGGGACGGCGCAGCAAAGCGCCCAGGCCGGATCCAGAGCGCGCCCTGTGATTGGTCACGTCAgagcccggcgctgcccgcTGATTGGTTCAGTGATTGCCCACCGCCCGCAAAAGGTCGGTGATTGGCCCAGGGGCGATCCGCGGGGGCTGCGGCGAAGTCCCGAGCGTGGCCCGGGGCCGGGTCAAGGgacagcggggctgggggggtcccggagggctgcaggaagggccCGGGGGGTTCAACCTGTAACGGTCCCGTGAGGCCCTCACGGAGCGCCAGGAGAGCTCCAGCAACACCTCGGGAGTGCTGCAATGCTCCAAGGACAGATCCAGAACAACCCAGGGATGGGCCTGGGAACGGGCCAGTGCCTGCTCCAGGAAAGGCTCAGTGACTGCCCCAGGAATGCTCCAGTAACAGCTTCCTAAACCCCCCTCATTGGCTCATTAATTGTCCCGTGAGGGCTACAGGAAATTGGCCCAGTACGACCCGCAGGCCAGCACCAGTAAATCCCAGTCCGTGTCCCAGTGCTGTCCGAAGAGGCCCCGCAGGGCAGGCTCaggggcagctccagcccagcccctcgGCCAGGGCCCAGCAACGCTCCCGGAGCGGATCCAAAGCGCGCCCCGCGATTGGTCACCGAGGGTCCAGCACCGGCCTTTGATTGGCCCAGCGACGGAGCCCAGCCAGGCCGAGTGACGGGCCCAGGAAACGTGCAACGGGGCTCCAGGAAAGGCCGGCCTTCGGCCCAGCTCTGTCCTAGTGAGGCTCCAGTGAAGGCCCAGCGATTGCTCCAGAAATGGTCCAATGCTGGACCAACCAAGCTGCGGTAATTGGCTTGTTAACGGTCCCGTGAGGGCTGCAGTTAAGGTCCAGTGGCTGGCCCAGTAATGGTCCGGTACCTGCTCCAGGAAAGGCTCAGTAATCAGCACTGTAATAATCCAAATACAGCTGCAGATTATGCCTGGAAATTGTCCCTATAATGGTTGAATGAGGGCTGTGGAAGAAGCCCAGTGACTGGCCCAGTAAAGGTGCAAGGACAGCTCTAGGAAAGGCCCAGTGATGGGCCCAGTTATGGTACAGTGACAGACCCGAACCAGGCCAAGTGACTGGCCCAGAGATTGTCCAGTGAGGGCTCCAGTAAAGGCCCATTTTTGGCCCAGAAATCCAAATGCAGCTGCAGAACTTGCCCAGAGATGGATCCGGTGATGGTCCAGTGAGGGCTGCAGTAAACGCCCAGGAATTGGCCCACCAATGCTTCCATGAAGGCCGCAACAAAATGCCGGTGATTGGTCCAGTGGAACTCAGAGAAAAACACCAGGAAAGGCACCAGAATTGTCCCGGTGCTGCCCAAAGAGGGCCCCGCCGGGCGCCCACTGCCGGCCCAGGGCAGGCTcagggcagctccagcccagcccctgggcCGGGCCCAGCAACGCTCCCGGAGCGGATCCAAAGCGCGCCCCGTGATTGGCCCCAAATCGTCCAATCGGCGCTGCAGCACGGCCCCACCCTTACCCCTCCCACCTTCCACCTCGGCCCCTCCCACCGATCCCGGCTCCGCCTCCTCCCGCTCTTGGCCCCGCCCCCGCGTTGCCATGGGGACGGGCCGAGGCCGCCGAGCGAGGTGGGGCCCGGCCTGGGCCCCCCTGGCCCCATGGGGACCCCCGAGGAGCCCCACAGGCCCTCCCCGGCACCGGGACCCCCTGCTCCGCGGGGAGACCCCCACAGCTCCCCCCTCCGGCAGTGGAAACCCCCTGGGACCACCCCCCAACCCCCTAAGCAAACTTTTAtagcccccccccgccctggacccccccctttccccttttggGGACCCCCCCAGTGCTCCCCCTTAGCACCCGGGACCCTCCTTCAACCCCACGGAGCCCTCCAGGGGCACCCCCCCAGCCTtgggacccccccccacccccgctGGAGCCCTCCCTGGGGACCCCCATGCGGTTCCCCACCCCCATCCCTGCAACCCCCTTGCACTCTATGGCGACCCCCATTGCCGCCCCCCCCCAATTGCCCCCCCCGCATCCCCTATGGAGACCCCCACAGGTCCCCCCCActgagacccccccccccacccctgggACCCCCACCAGGTCCCCTTCGGAGGGGGCTCCCCCTTAACCCCGGGATCCTTTGGGCTCCAACCCCCAGGGCcagggggtgctgagggggggtcgctgagccccagcccccccccccccccccccccccccccacccccccagagGAGTACCAGTGCAGCGGGCTCCTGGAGCAGGACCTGGCCGAGCTCTGCGCCCGCGCTGGCAtcgtccccgtccccgcggTCACCCCGCGGCCG is a genomic window of Oxyura jamaicensis isolate SHBP4307 breed ruddy duck chromosome 25 unlocalized genomic scaffold, BPBGC_Ojam_1.0 oxy25_random_OJ71750, whole genome shotgun sequence containing:
- the PEAR1 gene encoding platelet endothelial aggregation receptor 1, whose product is MGVSPGRQQWCPRAECDERSWGRDCGHRCECHHGAPCDPLSGVCACPPGFADALCRQPCPPGTYGQGCRLRCPCHHGAPCNGSTGACLCPRGLAGPLCDVPCPEGTPCDSHCPCQNGGICHPPGSNTCVCPHGWMGDICSTPCPPGRFGPGCQGECRCHNGGRCDPLGGQCQCAPGFTGEQCQERCPVGRYGQDCQESCDCANGGQCFHVDGACLCEAGFQGSRCEEPRCLPGLYGLHCQSRCLCHPQHSLSCHPLLGECSCRPGWAGLFCNESCPPGSFGAGCLQSCLCLNGGTCDGATGRCHCPPGYTDEHCSSLCPPDTFGANCSGRCSCQHAVACSPLDGSCSCKEGWHGPDCSAPCPAGTWGPGCNRSCDCAHGAACSAQSGTCSCSPGWHGPRCHQPCPNGTFGAGCGQRCDCAHADGCDAVTGECRCLPGWTGPQCKRGCPHGFWGRGCGQPCSCRNGASCSPEDGSCTCAPGYRGPNCQRSCPPGRYGKRCSLSCSCSNRSSCHPATGVCLCAAGWTGMHCEEECPPGTFGLQCEQLCRCPQNATCHPVTGVCPCAPGRSGPHCEAGTPDQPYTIVPTPPLAYSTLGVVVSLVALVALLVAAVAAALCYRHRQKGKENRHLAVAYTAGRTDTSEYVVPDVPPGHAHYYSNPSYHTLSQCTLPAPSAQDRASSLKVPGPQLFPGAERPYGPEGNATLPPDWKHLGAPPLGPRGGGHLDRSYSYSYSLGKYYGKEHPQEGLGASGSSLASENPYATIKDLPPLLAKTPEGSYMEMKAPVQREMSYAEIGLLEEPPAGPEEESTPGGAEGTEPAPTPPSHYDSPKNSHIPSHYDVPPVRHHPPSPPLRRKDR